Sequence from the Ignavibacteria bacterium genome:
CGTGAAATCTCGGATGCGACTTCGAACATAATGGTTTTAACAATACCTGAACGCATCGAAACTATAACCATCAATTTCGTTGATGAAAGCGAAACGAGTTCGATACGTTCCAATACACCTGTTGCAAGTTGCGGAGACGTAACCACGCTCAGTTGACGCGAAATTGTTCCAAGCAGTTTCGATGCTTCGTGGAACATTTCTTCGGAAGTATTTGCATCATTGAGTTGCGAGTGAATTGTTGATTGTTCTTCTTCCGAAAGTTTTTTCAGTTCCATCAAACTTTCAATATAGAAACGAAATCCTTTATCCGTCGGAACGCGTCCAGCGGAAGTATAAGGATGGTCAATAAGACCTAACGATTCCAAATCAGCCATTACGTTCCGAATTGTAGCGGGACTCAAATCGAGATTGTGCTGCTTCGTTACATATTTTGAGCCGATGGGAGTCGCGGTTTCGATAAAATCGTCAATAACAAAACGGAGGATGTCTTTTTCGCGTTGTGTGAGTTTTTCGGCCATATACCGCTATAAAAAATCTACAAATACGAGGAGAAAATACTAATTCTACGAGAGGTAATAAAACGGCATAACGGAAAAAGTTACTATGCAATTTTCGGTCAAGCGCAGAATACACAAGACGTTGTGCAGGGTTTTTATTCTCAGGAATTTTTTTTTCCCTTCTCTTCTGCATAATTTTTTCACCCAAAAAATGATACAAGTGTTACGGAAAAATTTCGGTGTTGTCTTCATTGTTATGATGAATACAATGCGTGCATTTTCACAAGAGCAAATTCCTTCTTCTGATACGTTAATTCGCGAGCAGGAGAAATTGCCAATCAACGCATACACAGGATTTGAGCATCTCTTGAACACATCGCATTGGAATATAGCGGGGAATTACGAGCATTCGTTTGGAAATTATGTCATTGGATTACAGGAAAATTTTCGTTCAACCGTTATTCGTTCGCGAATGAATTTTATCAAAGACGAGCAAACAGTGAGCGCATTTGCAAAAAAAATGTTGTCGAACAACACACAGATGCAGTTGCAATTCACATCGTTTTTGTTTTCCGACAATCAAACGTTGGGAATATACGATGCATCTTCCCATGCAGTGTACGGCGGATTACGTTATATACCCGCATCGCGAATGGCATTGGAGCCGCTTGTTGGATTTCGTTGGGAAAATCAAATGAGAAATTTCGACCAAGGAATTTCTTATCAATTATCCGCACACGCGCAAGAGTTGGAGTTGGAGGGGTTTACTTCTGCATTTCGCTTACAGTTTCACCGCGACGATTTAACTCCGCGTCGTCTTGAACACCATCGCGCAGAAATTTCCGTAGCCAAAGTATTTGAAGGCAAAACCGCCAATACTGTTTCCTTGTTCTTTTCAAAAAACAGAAGGGAATTTTATTTGCAAAATACTGATGCGATTGACCGTCGTATTGAACAAACGATTTCTGTTTCCGATGCGTTAACGTACGAATTCGGTACGCCGTTGTTGTTTTCGTTTACCGGCAATGTCTTTAAGAGAACGATTGAAAAAACGCCTTATCTTACGATAAATGAAATGAAAATAGAAACGGCGGGAGAACTTGTCTATACAGTTCGCGATTCTTTTCGAGCCGTTGCGCGGTTAAGTTATTTTGAACGCGACGAGCAGCATTTGGAACAGTCGTTGATAAATCCGCAGTTCAAATCCGTTTCGCCAACATTGTTTCCAACTAACGAAAAATTGCAAGATAATTTTTCACAACGAACAATGCTCAATGCCAGCGTGAACGTTCCCTTGTCTCAAAGCGATAGGTGTTTTTTGCAAGCATCGGCATCGATATTGCGATACGACACGCCGAGCAGAGAAAACGTTGAAGACCGCGATGAGTTATGGTATGTTTTTAGTGTTGCAACAATGCACAAAATTTCTCCCGTTGTGCAACTGAATTTTTATACTGACGCGTCGGCAATGCATCTTGTGTATTTATTTTCTGAACGAAGCGCAAATAATTCATGGAATCGAATTCTTCGCGCCTCTCCGGTTGTGAAGTTTTCACCTTCCGATAAATTTGTTATCGTTAATACCTTTGAAGTGCTTGCCAATTATACTGTGTACGATTTTGAAGATCTATTGGGAAATACAACGCGAAGTTTTTCGTTTCGGCAATTTTCGTTCCTTGATTCAGCATCATTTCGGGTTGCGCGGCGAACGGCGTTAATTTGGTATTCGCAACTGAAATTGTACGGAAGAGGGGAGTTGCGTTGGAAAGCATTTAAAGAGTATCCGCTCGCTTCGTTCGAGGAACAAACATATATTCCTCAACTGCGTTTTATGATGGAAAATGATTCGTATCTTTCTACGGGACTTCGCATTTTCAAGCGGAAGCAATTTTCCGGAAGCGGAACTTCAAAAAAAACGGAGCATACATTATTGTACCTTGGTCCATTGGCGAATGTTATTCTGAATTTCCATAACCGAACAACACTGATAATCAGCGGATGGTACGAATTTTCCGTAGAACCAAAACTTGAACGTCGCCGCAATTCCAATCTTTCTTTACAACTGAACGTGAAAATGTAACGATGAAAGAATTATCGCATCAATTTCAATTAACGCTCAAAAGCAATTTAAAATTTCTGAAACGCATTCCTGCATTCATAAAAAAAGTGAACACGGTCGCGAAATTAAACGAACAGGATTTTCATCGTTTGTTATTGAGCGCATCGGAAGCGGTGAACAATGCAATGATTCATGGGAACAAACTGGATGAAACGAAAACGGTAATTATTCTGTGCGAAGTAAAAACCACGATGCTTATTCTCACCGTGCTTGATGAAGGAGATGGATTTGATGTTTCAAAAATTCCGAATCCCTTGAATCGAAAAAACAGATTACGAGAGCGGGGAAGAGGGATATTTTTGATGCGAACATTGATGGATGAAGTCGTCTTTCCGGAAAAGATAGATGTTCAAAAAAAAATAACATCAGGAAGCGTTGTTGTGTTGAAGATGGAACGAAGATAATGTTCGTACATTATATTTTCATTTCAATTTTTAATTTATTTTCCTCAAATAAATAATACATTGAATACATTTATGCGCAAATGGTGTGCGGGGTTTGAATTTACTTCAAAAAAATTACTGCTAATGTCGGAAACATCATTAATATCAAAACAATTGAAGCATTGAAAATGAAAAGAAAAAACTCTCTTGCTGTTGTTTTCGGTATTGAAAACTATAAAGAATTTCCTCAACTGGTTTGTTCACGTATTATTTCGCTGCCGCATTACAAGGGAAAGCCGATGAAAACAGCGACGAGAAAATAACACTTGGTGAATTAAAAAAGTATGTTACAGAAAATGTAATGGAGATTTCACGAAAAATCAGCGGACTTCAAACGCCGGAATTTTATGGAGATGAAAATGCCGTGTTAGTAGAGTGGTGATAGTATTTTTGCGTGGAAGTAAGATAAATAATTTTTGTTCCAAACCGAGTACGAGAAAAAAAAATAAACTGTATATTTGTTACCAAAATTCATACGGGGCGTAGCTCAGCCCGGCTAGAGCGCTTGTTTTGGGAGCAAGAAGTCGCTGGTTCGAATCCAGTCGCCCCGACACAATAAAAACACACAGCGTTACCTTGTGTGTTTTTTCTTTTTTAAACATTTACAAGCATTGCGTTACAAATATCAATTTCGCTTAAATTTTCTTCACAGTGAATTTTTTTCTTCTGATTAGTTGAAAATCAAAGTTTCATCATTTATATTTTTCGCGAAAATTTTTTCTTCCATGCTCTTTTTATTACAACACGTGTTTCAGAAAATCCTAGTTCTGATTCTTTGCGGAATCATCGGCTGTTCAACAATTGCAACTCAGAAACCACGTTTCACAAGTTCCGAAAAAAATATTGTTCTTCCTGCGCCTGCTTCTCATTTGCAGCAGGTGCCGGAAACAACAGAAAAAAATACTCCGAAGCAATTGGAGGTAACGGAAACAGATACTCTTGCGCGTGAAGACAGCACATCTATCGAAGACGAACAACTTGCCCAAGAGATAGTTTTTCTCCTTGAGAAAGCAAGAAACTTTTATATCGGCGCACTCGATGCTCAAAGCCGTGAAGATACTTTAAATTCCGCAGAGAAATTTGAAAGTGCAATTGAACTGCTTAACGAACTGAGTACTATGCCAGCAATTGAATCGTTTCAGGAATTTAACGACCTTTCACGAAGCGTCATCGAAGATTATGAAAAATACATTGCGAATGTAGATACTCTCGGTTCCGGAAGTTCGATATTTGCGTTGAAAGAAAAACTCAATCAATATTTAAACGAACAAACATCGCCTTCGGATAGTATTCTGAAAGCAACAATAAGCGGAACAACAATTCCACTGGTTGTTAATGGACATGTTGAAAAGAACATTTATTATTTATCCGCAAAGTCTCCGCATCATTTTCGTTTTTGGGTGGAACAGTCGGGACGATATTTTCCCATCTTCAAACGGATTTTAAAAGAAGAAGGAGTTCCCGAAGATATAAAATATCTTGCAATGATTGAGAGCG
This genomic interval carries:
- the hrcA gene encoding heat-inducible transcription repressor HrcA — translated: MAEKLTQREKDILRFVIDDFIETATPIGSKYVTKQHNLDLSPATIRNVMADLESLGLIDHPYTSAGRVPTDKGFRFYIESLMELKKLSEEEQSTIHSQLNDANTSEEMFHEASKLLGTISRQLSVVTSPQLATGVLERIELVSLSSTKLMVIVSMRSGIVKTIMFEVASEISRSYLDSLTSEINERLSGLTLFQVRETITERFRDIHNEEKGLIRLFIDSVDKIFNETKISEKLHISGTTNILSQPEFFNPKKFRSVVDLMNNEEMIVHVLEINESSSETKSVTVALGDELGDERLSDYGVVSGQYVFGDVAGRIGIIGPRRMDYARVVPLVEFLSSNVSKLLS
- a CDS encoding ATP-binding protein; this translates as MKELSHQFQLTLKSNLKFLKRIPAFIKKVNTVAKLNEQDFHRLLLSASEAVNNAMIHGNKLDETKTVIILCEVKTTMLILTVLDEGDGFDVSKIPNPLNRKNRLRERGRGIFLMRTLMDEVVFPEKIDVQKKITSGSVVVLKMERR